Genomic window (Rosa chinensis cultivar Old Blush chromosome 6, RchiOBHm-V2, whole genome shotgun sequence):
CTTTTTGGACCTTTTAAAAACTCTTCAACAACAGGCTgtgtcttttttttgtttttgaaaggatttgatgttattagatatcaaagccatgaaaacaggccagactctaacagaacttacataaagAAGATCCGGAATTTAACCAGATGTCCTATCTAAGTCACACCTAAACTCATTAAAACTAAAATGGTCGCTTGCTGAAACAACAAGCCAACAAATTAAGTAAAAGTAATCTCACTTCCTAAGGCAAAATcaattcatctagtctaatctgtcagcactcaattgtggtacacatatcaactagaaacatcttagaaaagtATATAGAAATCACTCCCACTTGAAAAGACTTGATGTTCAGAACGTCTTGAAATTTTGTACCTTAAGCAAGCACTTTCTCTTTCCCCTTAGGGTTAGAGTTAGTACTTGTTTCAGGCTCATTAGCAGCTAACAACCTCAGCATCAAGTTGGTCTTTTTGCTCTTtgtcttttcttgttcttcatctttctttctttcttttcctgctGTTCCATATGGCAGCTTGTTCACACTTCCAACAGGAcgtcctctctttctcttaggTTGATCATTGTTGTTCGAAGGTCCTTCCAACAAGCCCATAGTCACTGcatccaaatttttctttccaatagCAAGACTTAAACGTAATTTTTTGGAGATATAATTACCTCATCATTTTCCCTACTATGGTGTTGTCCTGTGATTGGATCTTCATTGAGTCTTGGTTCACTCAATTCTCTAATCTGCACTTGTCTTTGATGTTGACGCATGGCCATCACAGATTGAGGTAGGATAGCTTCAAGTATGCTATTATGTATTTGAGCCTTGAAGATCAGAGTTTGATTGTTTACCGTTACCCTAGCTAGTGACAGTTTTCCTGTCCCCGTAACATGGCCAAAGCCGTGGGTTGCCCACCGTGCCAACAGGTATGTCACGGTCTTCCTTTAGATCTGGCCCTGCACAAGGGAGGCCAACATGGGTAACGAGGCCACAGGTGCCGCACCTACCAAACAGCTTGTCATATCGAAACTGCACCATGAACTAGACTTCATCTTCCACCCTGAAACGTCGACAAAACAAGAGAGGTTTGACATAATCGATCTCAACCCTGATGCACAAGACTCGAGTCCGAAAGGCCGGACGATCAAATTCCATGAACTCGCCTAGTGTACTCCCAATCAGAAGCATAATATGTTCAGATCTGAAGGCCGGTGGCACTCCTTGCAATGTCATCCAATAGAATGATTTCTTTAGTGGTATCTCCCATGCCGGACTGACACCGTCATACGGTGCTAAAGCTATAGGAGCCCGGTTATATCCTCATGGTCCTCCTTTCCAAACCTTATCCACATCAAAAGCAGTGGCGGATCCTTATAGGGGCGGGTGAGGGCCATGGCCCCCCCAATGTTTTCAAATTTCCTTAACAAGCCGTGTATAACATCAATAAAGTCAGcaattttgtatatatatggCCCCCCCATTGCCCCAATTTACtaaattattaatttttaaaccTTTTATTTGCTTTGCTTTTTAGGCATGGCCAGCCTTTGCTGTTCACGTTGTTGGTTTTTGTCATACAAGAACCTCATGCTTAGTTTTTGTCAGAAAAGAATCTCATGCTTAttcatattttattattataagtGACTAAGTAGTCATTAAAGAGCAACAGTCAGTCACCCTATTTCAACTTCAACACATCATCTTCTAAACTTCTACAAAACAACTCTGCAAGGTCATCTACTACTGGTACAGACTACAGTCTACAGTGATCAATTATCAGTTCAATTTCAAACCACAGAGAGCTCAAGGTGAGTACAgacttttatttattgatttcaattttaatttttatcgtATTCATTATTGATTTGGGTATGAATTATGATCATGTTTGGAAACTAGGCTCATGAAATCATGCCCAAACTGAAAACAATTGATTCATTCTATACTTGATGGCTTTAGTTCTATAAAAGAGCGTAGAGTactatttaaataatttttatacTTCTGAGTTCTGAAATTAGTTGTATTGTGATTTTATGGACGGGGTTTAGGTTTCAAGTCCCCCCGGTTGTACTTAATTTATGCAACTAATAAAataggcgtggggatgagcctcccagcttgactgggttccaaaccccaaaaaaaaaatgttattgtagtcttttttttttttttttttttccggcccCTCCAAGATTCGGCTCCAAGTTCCGCCACTGATCAAAAGGATCTGTGAAAGTGAACAAGACCCTATCATCTTCTCCGAGTTCTGCAACATTCAATCAGCCATTGATTCTCCATGCAGATCGGAACAAGCCAAGGAAAGAGCGATTGGAGTATTCTCGTGCCGTGAGCAGCTTCCCTACCATGAATGCTTCAGGTTGTCTCAATCCTTTTGATGGATGTAAGTCCACCAGTTGCTTTCCATCAGCTAGCGCTAGGGAGGAGGCCAAGCGGGCTGCCATTGCATCAATTGCCATTGACGTGAGAGAGAAGCTACGCAGtcaagaaaccctaaccctagttagagagggagagagagacggCTGCGGCTAGAGGTTTCATATGGAGTTACAACAGGTTATGTCtattcacacaaaaaaaaaggccaaatttttttttttacatttagaCCATCTTGTACAGCATAAGTAAAAGGGGTTTGAGGTTGGTCTATCATGTGCAATATTTGTTGGCCGAATAAAATTTAGCTCCGAATAATTGGAGTCGTACAACTTATAGATCTTATTATTTGAACGGAGATGGTCTTGGTATATAACTAATAACTGGAATCTTTGGAGGTGCGAAATGATTGAGGAAGGTTGAACAGAAGAAAACCCGCCACAAGCAAGGCTTtggaaaattaagaaaataatctTGATCATCCTATATAGAGATGTTAAAGTAGCTATGTGCCATCTTCTGACTTGGTCAATTTGTACACGCAAAGGTCCTCAGAAATATTTGAAACTCTGCAGCATTTCAGTACTTTCTGCTATCTCTGATCCTGTTGACTCATTGACTTGGTAATTTTAGTTTCTTTCACCCCTCAATTATTGCTCAACGACTCATATatagaggatcctctcctaagctcCTAAATCCTCTCCCTCAGCATTATATTCTCTGTACTCGTGACCCAGTCCATTATCTATCTATTCTCATTAATTTCTGCAACTTTCTAAAAGCTTCAAGGAAATACAACTCTTCTTTCTGTGTCATTTCAACTCGATCCTTATTAGCTTGACTCTTCCATTTTCCCAGCATGAGCCTCCTTCCCTtgtttattataataaatagATCGAACTAGTGGACCGTGTATCCATTAGCGAGATACGAATTTGGACTAAATTATTGATGATTCGCCATGTAATCAGATTGGGTCGGGTTGGATTTTGTTGTTACTAAATAGATTTATATTTAAGTTGATCTGCTCCAAACCTTGTCCATAATTTACATATCTAGTTGTAATAACTGAACCGGTAGTTTTATTTAACTTGGGTTAAATATTTGTCAGTTTGTTCAATTTAATTTGTCGATTCTTTGGTTCGATTACTGGCCCTCAATAAAAACATTATTGAGGTGCAATAATgagtctactgccccccaatagaccccCTAAAAAAACACACCCTTCAATGGCTCACAGAGTGTTGCACATTTTTACACGCAAAACATCAGATTACTTCTCAAATCCACACGTTTTTGGGAGGAAGTAATGTGTGTTTTTCCCCCCACTAGACCTAAATACAAGGGATAAATGAACCACAGATAAAACATTACTGGTTGGCAATCATCTCCCTATTGCCCCCAGTAGACAAGCAATAATACCTTCTTTTACATTCAAATAGCAGATTAGAGTACTGAAATAAACAGAACATTGATCATTGACCCCCCAaaacaaagtctactggggggtaAAGAGTTATGATTTTATGGTTAGGGCACTCAACAAGGTGAATTTAGGTCTAGTCATTATGGgaagcaaaaaaacaaaaaacaaaatgatcattttagtAACAACATTAGAAGATTACTGGCTCGAAATAAAAACATTATTGAGGTGCAATAATGAGTatactgccccccaatatacCCCCTAAAAAAACGCACATTTCTATGGTTCACAGAGTGTTGCACATTTTTACACGCAAAACATCAGATTACTTATAAAATCCACACGTTTTTGGGAGGCAGTAATGTGTGTATTGCCAGCCGAACTGAAATAAACATTAGAGTACTGAAATAAACAGAACATTGATCATTGACCCCCCAAAACAAAGTCTACTGAGGGGTAATAGAGTTATGTTTTTATGGTTAGGACTTCAAAATAGGCTTTCTTTCAGTCTGCATTATCACTCAATTACCAGTTTATAATCAATGAACAACTTCCTGAACAGTATTCCACACATGCAATACAGAAACCATAGTTTTCACAGATTTTCGCACATGCAAAGTCAATATCACTGATTTAACATAAATGAACCAAATTGAATCCATCAACAAGTTTAAATGCAACCTTTATGTAATAGATTCGGCagaaaacatgaaaatctgGAAAAATAAGTCAGAAATCTAATTTTTACCTCTTTCGATTTTTCCAAAGCCGGAGGAACAAGAAGCGTTGTCGGACCGACAAAATTACTTGATGGTCTTCGGTGAGTATCGAGGTCGTTTACCCgggattagagagagagagagagagagagagagagagagagagagagagagagagagagagagagagagagagagagagagagtgtgtgtgtgtcagaTATGGAGGGACGGAGAGTTTCAAACCGGTTTGacttgtgagagagagagagagagagagaaaactggCACGAATTGAGTCGTGTATTTAGTGGCAGCTTTGTAAATCGTGGCATTTGAGGAGCCTATATGTGTCGTGTCACTGGTGGTTTGGGTGAGTGGGCACAAACAAAACTAGGTGGAGTGTTTGGGGAATGTTGGGCCATATTTtgagtaagtggtcacggcccctaagaTCTTAGGGTGAGTACTCAAGGGTCTTGTGTGTCGTTAATAAGTCTTTAGTAGTCTTTTGTGTGCTAGGAGTATAAGGGTTGTGTTTGAAGCCTGTAAATATGGTTATCTATTGTAAGCCAAATCAGATTGGAATGAATAAAATTGAGTTTTATTGAAGGCTTCGTGCCTTGGTCTCTATCCCCTTACCTCCCTCGTTCTATTTCTGTATTCTACAGCTAAGAACCCTCTGTTTCTTCTCAAATCATTCTGCTTTCTTAGTCTCTCAACACTCCCCAACTCACCCTATTCATAATCTCCCCAACTCTGCTGCATCAGTTGGCTGCACTTTCTTGCTGAAACTCATTCAATTAACACACGAGCTACCCTAAGCTAGCACAGAACCCTTTTTATTGGTCCTTTCATACAACTCAAAATAACAGATACTAAAGGAAGGCACAAAAGCACAGGTCCAagtaaagaaaaactaaacaaatTTGTACAGAATCATATGTAGAAATTTTTGGGGTGAAATTTCCAATAAAAATAACCACATGCAAAATTTCTTTCGAGTTAAACATCCAAGGAGAacactgataaaaaaaaataaaaataaaaaaataaaaactacactGATTACATTAATCCTTCAGGCTTAAGAATTAGAGGCTAAAAATTGAGAAATCAGCACTATCCTAACAGGAAATAGACTAAATTTCTTCAAAACAAAACATTGTCAAAAAGAAACTCTCTTTCATACCATGAATAATGAAATAATGAAAAATGCATCACTTGCTGAAGTTTGACCAATCCCAAATCCGCAATATCCTTGATGGCATTCTTCTGAACCTCATTTAACGTATTCATGTCATTTGACTAACACAAGAAGGGAAAACGCACAAGATTGCAAAGGTGAGAGAAATGCAGCAGAGAAATTTATAAACCAAAGGAAGCTACTGTCCTCCAAAGAAGTATATGTATATAATTGTATATAGATAGATACTTCCTACTGCAACATCAGCATAAAATGATAAATATGATATAGTTAGATGCTCAGTTAACCAATTCAGGAAAGTATACtctgtgttgagaatatatatatcccacatgggaaaaatgggaccttgcctatgagtttataagggtttgggccactccatcaattgccaattggttttggatgtgaaccttaaattactttatcatggtatcagagcgggtaacccacgtgtgcatgcctaacggccacacgggctccacgtcacccaaaagttgtccacgtgtatggcttgaaaattcgccacacgtgtgggggcgtgttgagaatatatatatcccacatgggaaaaatgggaccttgcgaaccccatattactttatTGCTTTACTTTATCACTCTGCTACAGAAAGAAATAGTCGTGTatacaaaatatacaagtaaTAACTTGCAAATGACATGAAATCTCGGCTGTAGGAAGAACTCATGATAGCCACTACTGGTGAAGAAAAACCTTGAGTTGTATTTTTAAACTTCTAACTTTAGTCTGTCAATACAGCACATTTCCTGGAGAAATGGTTAtaaactaatttaaattgataaACAATAGCTGTAGTAATAGACAGACAATATGGCCTAAAAGTAAGAAAAATGAGTACTTTACAATAAGAATGATAACTCTTGAAAAAACAATCAACTAGTTATGCAATAAATGGCACATGAAATACAATATGATAGCAGTTTGGCACAATGAAGCAATGATATTTGAAAACTACAATACAAGAAGATATTCAACTAATTTTACATTTCCTAGTAAACTAAGATCAAACAAATCCACCAAATACGAGGCCAAAACAACAATTGAGGGATTTTATTTCAACTGTAGTTCCTGAATTTTGACCCATATCTCAATTTGGTACCCCAACTTTCATTTGTCCCCAGCTGAGCACCAAATTAATATATTGTGCTATTTGAACTAAAACCACTATTCACGATGATGGTCGGAAAATGGTATAAAGGGCGATGGAACAGGAGAGAAAATTGAAAGGTATTCACTTGGACAAGGAGTCCTCTGATCTTTAACAACCAAAAATAAGCAATTAACAACAGAAacacaaaaattaaaataatcatAATTTATTAAAATCAAAGATAAGAGAACAAGAGAATAATTTACAGTAAAAGAagataaaaatacaaaaataaataataaatcacAAAGAGATATAACTAAAGCAGAGCAGCATTACTGCCAatgttacaacttacaagtgAGTATTATCTGAATATTATTGTCTTGGAAGAAGCCTCCTATTGGAACTGCTAAGCTAAATGTTGATGGTGTTCAATATAATTCTACTAGCCACATTGCTGCTGGGGGTTCTGAGAGTCTACAATGGAGACTGGCTCAGTGGTTTCCAAGCAAATTTAGGTATTTGGCCAATTGTTTGATGCTGAGGCTTGGGCCTTATTACTTGGTCTCAGAATGGCTTTGAATTGCAATATTACCAAATTGGAGACTGAACTGTACTCATCAATCCTGGTAAACTTTGTTCTGCATAGTGACATTGAGTCCCATCCTCTTGGTGAATCTCATAATGCAACTGTACTGCTGATGCAAGGTCTGTAACTtgactcttttctttttttgggtataTGGGGGCCAAAAGgcccagaagaaaagaaaacaacgacCTCAGGTAGTCATAGGTACATCCCTAAATCTACGAGTGTCACATAAGTCATCCAATAAAACGCCAATGGCAAGTGGAGGAAGCTGCAGCAGAGATTGAACTCCAAAGTCAGAATTCCAACTGGCCTTTGGAGAGAATGTCGGCAACCATATTCACTTCTCTGAACACATGCTTGATTTCACAAACAGCGAAGTTACCTTGAATAAAACTGCATCTATCAATCATAGATTTCAAAGGATGTAAATCATCAATGCCATTGTTCAccatttccaccaaaatagcaGAATCACATTCAACCATCAGTCGGTTGCAATGGCTATCAATAGCCATCTATCTTCAGCTCAAGTAATAAACCCCATATTTCAGCTTTCAATACAGAACCCCTTCCTTTATTAGCAACAAAACCTGAAATCCATGAGCCCCTAGAGTCACCAATAACTCTTCCTGCACCAATCTGCCCACTTCTATTCCTGGCACCATCAACATTTAACTTGACTCTTTTCTCTTGCCAGTTTTAGGTCTTGTATATGGCCTCCATGTAACCAAAGAAAAAGAGCAGAGCAGCACTCCAATCATTAAAGTGGCTCCAAAAGAATTTTCCCTAAATGTGTAATAAAGCAATGCACAAAGCGATGCTCAAAATCAAACACTCTCCCTCAAATATTCTACCTACCCATCTCAAGATCCCTCAAACATCAATCATCCTATCCCTTTCCGTGCAAACTGAAATTGTCGTTTCACATGATGGATTGATATACATAAATACAATAAAGTTAACTACATTGCCAAAGATTCCAGCAGTTGAGCTTCACTGTAATAGGTAAAGGATCAGCTTCAAATACAGAAACTAACCTTATATTACTTACTTTTCTATCAATGACAACAAAGCAGGATCTACTTTATCTTtagacaataaaccaatgaTTAATTCCATTGTCCATGCATCTGCAGAGAAACCCCTGTCCATCATTTCGTGAACAAGTCCCACTGCCTTTACTGTCTCATCATTGTTGAGAAACCCTCGGATAATTGTGTTATATGTGCAATCATTTGGAGAATGGCATTTATCTTCCATTTCTCTTAGCAACTTTTCCACTTCATTTATTAAGCCTCAGTCACAAAGTCCCTTGATCATTATAGTGTACGTCCTTGCATCAGGTTCAAGTCCTTTTGATGATAAACCATAAAAATGGTCCCTTGCAGATGCAATTTTTCCAGCTATACACAAACCTTCAATAAGAATATCGTAAATTACTAAATCCAAATCCAGCTTCATGCATTCCATCTCTCTAAACAACTCCAATGCCATTGCAAGTTGTTGGTTTTTACACAGGCCATCCAGTAAAACAGCATAAGTTTGAATATTTGGAAGTTGGCCACAAGCTTGCATCTTACTGAACAATTTCTGTGCATCTTGTATTCTTCCTACTTTGCAAAGACCATCCATAAGAGCAGTATATGTAATGGTATTTGGAAGCAGTCCACTATCAGACATTTCCTGAAAAACCCTGGTGGCATCATCTATCTGTTTTTGCTTACAATATCCATTCATCAGTATGTTATAACTATGAACATTAACACCGGAGCCTTTGCTAATCATAAGATCAAAAACCTCTTTAGCTTTTTCCATTTCTCCTCGTAGACAGTAGCCATCCATAAGTGAACTGTAGGTGACTGTATCAGGTTTGATACCTCTTTGAATCATCATTTCAAGCACACTTTGTGCTCCCACAACCATCCCCTCCTTACAAAGTGTATCGACCAGGATATTGTAGGTTACTAAATTTGGGAAgatatctttactgaccatctCATTCAACAATCTCGTACCTTCTTTCCACTGGCCTAATTTGCAAACTCCATGAATCAAAGAGGTATAAGTAATGACATCAGGGGCAATACCCCTACTAATCATTTCTGAGAAGAGCTTAAATGCATCAGGAAGTAGTGTGTCCTTACAAAGACTATCAATGATGATATTATAGACAACCACATTAGGCTTACAATCTCGAGATTGTTGTTCCATCTTTCTAAGCAATTGAATAGCTGCAGTATTATTTCCCATCATGCAATAGCCCTTTATCAGCGTTCCAAAAGTAAACTCATTCGGCTTACAACCTTGAAGCAGCATTTTGCCGAAAAGTGCTGCTGCCTCAGAGACTTTACTCTCAAGGAAAAAACCCTTGATAAGAGTGTTGAGGGTGGTAGCATCTGGTTCATAACCAAATTTGAAGAACTTTCCCAACACAGACAAGCTGAATCCCATATGGTTCAAATGACAAAAGCAGTTGATCATGATGTTCAAAGTATAAACATCAGGAACAACTCGCAGCAGACACATTTGGTGAAACAAAGAGATGGGTGCCGAATGATGTTTCAATTGAGCAATTTGACCCAAGATTTTATTGAAACAGACAATAGAAGGCAGAGGACGCATTTGAAGCATAGTATTGAACAAGCTTAAACCATCCTGGAGACTAGTGACTTTGGGTGGGTCTCTTACAATCTGGGTGTTCCTAGGCTTTGAAGCTTGGGAATGAAAAAGTGCAAAGGAGTAATGGTTGAAGGAAACAAGAGTAGACTGAAGACGAGGCATACCTCTAGTGTTGTTGCAATAACAAGAAGAGGCAGTTCTCCGCATCATCTTTAGCTTTCACGAGTCTGAGCCAGTGTATAAAACCAAGTAAGAAAGCGGCTTCTACTTCAACATCTGGGTGTGGAAAGAGAGGTGAGAGCTTGGGGAGCCGTGGCCTTTCTACATTAGTTTCTcttatcaaaaaataaataaaatacttgcaattttttcttatcaaaaaataaataaaatacttgcaatttttttttttttttttaacactagAATGATCGAATTCTAATAATGTTAACTTAATTCGGATCCTCCTTGGTCTTGGAAAGTGGTTTAGTAGATGCATTCAGTCCCTACACAAGAATGTTCAAGATGTGAAATTCTCAAGTCCTTTGTTTGAACGGTAAGTTCGCTTAGTGTAATTGTTAAATTATAAATGTGGCTAGGTCGGATGGGCTGTAAAGTCATGTTGGTTGTTTGGACCCCTAGCGGATTAGTCCTTAGACCTAAAACTCTTTCACCGCTTGGTCTAGAAGCGaattgaataaacaaataacTACTCAAGTAAATCTATATCaaattctaggttacttgacctagtggtaatagagtttaattagataatctcggagaatcttagagattcctattcaatgtatgattacatttccttgtacaattcaaatTATACgtcttgtaattctctatataaatagacccctattatcaatgagaatatacagcaattttctctcaattcccgtttctctaaaacacgttatcaacacaaaaccctaaccctgaatccctaatttcgtagccctcAAATCCCAGC
Coding sequences:
- the LOC112169419 gene encoding putative pentatricopeptide repeat-containing protein At1g12700, mitochondrial, which gives rise to MGFSLSVLGKFFKFGYEPDATTLNTLIKGFFLESKVSEAAALFGKMLLQGCKPNEFTFGTLIKGYCMMGNNTAAIQLLRKMEQQSRDCKPNVVVYNIIIDSLCKDTLLPDAFKLFSEMISRGIAPDVITYTSLIHGVCKLGQWKEGTRLLNEMVSKDIFPNLVTYNILVDTLCKEGMVVGAQSVLEMMIQRGIKPDTVTYSSLMDGYCLRGEMEKAKEVFDLMISKGSGVNVHSYNILMNGYCKQKQIDDATRVFQEMSDSGLLPNTITYTALMDGLCKVGRIQDAQKLFSKMQACGQLPNIQTYAVLLDGLCKNQQLAMALELFREMECMKLDLDLVIYDILIEGLCIAGKIASARDHFYGLSSKGLEPDARTYTIMIKGLCD